DNA from Aphis gossypii isolate Hap1 chromosome 3, ASM2018417v2, whole genome shotgun sequence:
gagtttttttgaccTATTAATAGacaactaaaattttcaatttttctgaaaatttttttttgaagtgtcgataaaatttttttggcacaatcaaaatacttgaaaattttatacaaagttcctcatatgttattcttataatgattaaaaaaattataagaatacataggcacaatttttttttattagcatttgaagttcaaatttcgaaaaaaattcgtcaaaattatgaatatttgcaaattattttgttgttcaaaattcataaaattgtttgtatttatatctaacgttaaatattctagactgacaaatcatctccgttcagaatcgtttttcatatacaatgatacctatcattgcattcaaatttaacctaccctaatCGAAGGTCCACctcaccccctaatgtacagcagagcggtacccactttcagactattttttgaattatgataattacatAACATAGGACGTACTTTGAtttcttttactttttaagaAGGTTagctatacagtatacatacatcaatattcaatatgtaCTTGGGTTAAGTATAGCTAGATAGGTATTTCCAATTAAATTACCaatgaattcaatttaattatcagcattaaaatcgaaaatataagGATATATATGGGGGATATATGTGAGAGGGGGGTTAAGCTCACTCAAAACGTAATCATGTGTGTTTATACACTAATGAATATGACCTAGCTATTATCCGCCTatgaatttaagtaaattttataggtaggtatatcagCCTAGGTacactagtttttttttattttttaaaagagatattttagtacaatctatatttatatagaagttcaattagtaaatttatcttaattttgaTCTCTCTGCTACcaagaatataaaaactgatttttttttaagtcagtatacatttttaatttttactacgaATGTGGCAGGCGGAGACCAGGGTTAACCTAACCAgctaagtttattaaaataatgagtgaTCCATtgcctaaatattaaaaactgcaGACCTAGTAAGACCTATTTAGTTACCTAAGACATCTAGCcatataggtagataatattataatgtatttcgcACCGATTACCTACGCTTTattcgtatacatatatattataataatttatatatataccaacatttaaattttactagaTGAATTTTATTGTCCATTAATTAGTTAGCAAATTACTGCGGTAATGTTCGTTCACCACTTCTCcactaattatttacataataacacttagcacttacaaatttattttatttttatctagataCCTAAGTATACCTAACACCTAATTCTTCgagcattattttaattaacttcagGAACTATTCACCAgtcaatttacatattatagtattatacatttaaatacatcttcgtatataatgtattaggtaaaaatataggtagtgtAGGAAACTATgggtattatgttaaatatgcgtatacaaaattaaacctaagtaagtaggtatttatctaCTTTTATCagctatacctattttataattatacctactatttatgccatgaatataaatgtatataagaaatgataattatttaggtatctaGTTACAGGTATTAATCTAACCTATATTTATAGGATGATCCATAAAGTATGCTCTTTTTCTTCTTTCATAATGTAgtagttattcaaaatcttataattagaaattagaatttttaacttttatttattcagccaaaataatttcaattaaataattacaataaaaataaataaaatacattaataaaattatagctgATACAAATTGAAGATACAGACTCTGTTTTTCAAacgaatatacctattttcttttacattataaaatataatattttttgctgATACctactttttctaaaaattgatgaggtatcataattttgaaattaattgaaaataaaaagctaaatagtcaaaatattattttgtacctatgtaACATGATAGAAACATTTGGtgcaaatatcaaatattggttatttatgtttgagttaaaaagttaaaaatcgaatattttaacccaaaaattaacaaatatagatcattataaaatcagtaTACCAGTGGTATCGTTGAGGAAGGGGGGTAGCAGGGTGTCTTTTGGAAaccctattttttatttaccataatatgGCCCTGgcttacaaatttcaaaatccaAGAAATTGCTTTGGTAGGTAAATTAATGGTCCGAAGTTGTTAAatcgttaattttataatataaataaatttggttGTATAGATGAGATAATAACTAATTgcttttaggttataaataagtattaatactattagctttcaagtgtaataaaattagaattttaaactCTAAGTATCACGctgaaaaaaatacgaaacgaCGGCGTCCctgtagtacctataatgGTATGTATCTAAAATGGGAGTGATCGCATGTGGCTCGCgtcctttttataaaataaaaatttactcactattgttataaatttaaattttttggtaagaattaattaaaatttatcaaattatataaaatgtatttataaattataaacattttgactcttagtaaaattgtatttgtccATATGACTCGCAAACAGGTTCATTTGGCCACCCCTGatatataagtacttttatatgctaattttacaatttacactaATGATAGcaaatttgtaaaacaatattaagtaggtacctaggtaattCTGTAATAAACAACATTGAAGATAGATAACTTAGCTACTAAAGAGGggcattgaaaataaaaaacaggtatacctacttatagttatatctacacgattattttcatttcttacctatctatttaacaatataagcGAGAATTTTTGAGttcataagtttatttatggTTTGATCGTAAAGCAGTTTTTATGAGTTAAGTTTCCATTATTTagttaggtaattaataactattgagAGTAAATATGatgaagtttttaatattatgtttggtaagaatacctatatttttattttttgggttttaataatgcttattttaaagtttaaaaccaaattgaattattattcaatatgatatcaatacaatcattattgtttttaaaatatattgtaaaatcaatggtTCTATAGGCCATATTCAACGTGTCTGCATGTAAGTTCAATGTTGAACAAGCtatgaaaaaacaattaatcgtACCGGACGTCATTCCTGTTGCTCCAAAGGAAATGttacaagtaaaaataaaacatgataaGTATCAAACCAtctaaaactttataaaatgtttttataaaaaaatatcaaaggtATATTATCCAAGTGGCTTGAAAGCAGAACTTGGTAATGAGCTAACACCCACTCAGGTGAAAGACCAGCCATTAGTTAAATGGAATGCTGAaccttattcattttatacattatgtttgaCTGGTTAGTACATTACCAATATATACTGCATTACTACCTATACttaaagattaataatatttttattgttctttaCTCAGACCCAGATGCTGGACCTAAATTAAAGGAATTTCATCATTGGTTGATAGGAAACATACCAGGAGGAGATGTGAACATGGGGGAAACATTAACTGCATATGTTGGTTCTGCAACTCCTCCAAAaacaggtaggtacctacctagtaaatattttaatttaaaggtatacaaattactaattagtaataatatttttatatttgtaggaCTTCATCGCTATGTGTTATTAGTGTATAAGCAACCATCAAAATTGGTATTTGATGAGCCACATATTAGCAATaggtaacatatatataaacctTACCACCATTATCatcactaattaataattatgctaCTGCAATaaacagttaattatttacttaatacttacaaatctaaatattaaacatgtatacatttttagaactgccaaaaatcgttttaagtTTTCAATTCATGCATTTTCAAAGAAATACAAATTAGGAACACCTGTTGCTGGTAATTTCTATCTGGCACAATATGATGAATATGTTCCAATTTTACTTCACCAACTCGGAGTTcagtaattgattattaacattgaaaatgaaattgagAATATCTTAGTGGCTTAGTATGTTAAttccattaaattttatatacctgtatatatttttaagtcttaaaagaataaataaaatatgattttatttttagatgtacatttaactaataaaaatagtgttttCATAAGCataagcaataaataatagtttgcaCAACAATTgtgttaaacattaatttgtattattggctaaattaattttttgaatgatgATTTATGAGGGATgtagattattaaatagtcgaaaaactttatttttaacttttattttttaaacatgataaataaatgagtTATGATTTTGATATTTGGTCTTTAAGATATTCTTCTACTAGCGGCGATGAAGCTGGATAAAAGCTACGAGGGCTATCTGTGTCAATTGGACTTGgagtatttataaaagaattaatacctgaaataataatataaaaacaatattttacatttacacaAGATAATAATCATGATTATGACACATACTGTTACAACCAGATAGTGATATTTCTTGATACGGTGAGTAAGATTGTACTGAAGAACTATACAATGTATTTGGAGACTGTCCATAAGAAGCATCAGAATCCAATGGATATTCTAAAtcttcataagttattctggCAGGAGTGTATCCAGAACTTGGATCCCAAGCATTAGTGGGTGTTTTTGAACCATCATGAGATGGAGTCATGTTTCCAAAGTGTGGCGTACGGTTACCAACTTCATAGTTGGGAGTCATTAAACCTTGTACAGGAGTTTTGCCTCCTTCGCGATACCCAGGAGTTGTTAAAGCATTAACTGGTGTTCTTGAATATGACGATGTTAGTCTTCTATCATTGGATGgttgtacaataattgttatgttCCTCCGATCCACAGATATTGTTTGACAAGATGAATGAAGTTCAACTCTAGCTGTACACTCTGTTGCATCTTTTACAATGCCGACAGCACCTTTGTAAGGGCCAACAGTAATTCTAATAGTCTGACCAATTAATCTTATATCTCTTCGAACACCACCAAATTTGCCTCCAATTCCCATAAAAGTTTCTTCTCCTATTCCTACACTTACTTTAGTACCAAACTGGCCAAAGTCACTACGCCTTGGTGATACAGCTTGTGGGGATGAGAATCCATTTTGTATTGTACTCTTAGCTAGCTAAATTGTTCAAAACCaatggtattaaataaaaaataaacacacagatatacgttaatatattactttgttttttatacttccAGCTAAGGCAATGTGTCTTAAACGACAAACAAATATTCCGCCATTGTCTGTCATTAAACGAGAATACAAAAAGGCAAAGTGGcgatataaatgtttaatttcacCATGCAGTCCCTgagttatagaaatatattagtcGAATACTATAGTACTAACTATAATAGcagatttagaatatttagtctatcatcattttttttttaaattaccgtATGTGGACCATCAATAACTTTCACAATTTCATTTCGTTGTATTGAATTTCCCAGACCATCAATTCCTACTGTATTTctatgttctttttttttatttaaagattgtGGTTTAGCTTCAACCAATTTTCCtgccatatttaaaatatgcattttttcacGCTCAATTCTCACTATCACTCCAACATTTTGTgggctataaattaaaatatttatgtaaattgtgtCAAAgcagaattaaatatattaatacttactcTAATTGTACAAGATCTCCCCATTGAAATTGTCCAAGGGAATCTACTCCAGTAGCGGTATCTGTACACAATTGTAAATCACGAGGTAAAACTTCAAGTTCATGCATAGTGACatcagaaaataatacaattcgaTTTTGCTCTACACGAACAATGAGTCCTGTATCACCCTCAAAACGTCCTCCTACTACTCTTACATGATCaccttgtttaaaaaatttgcatAGTTCGTTTGCCATAAATTCCAGCggcacctataataatattaataaattataatttaatttgctttataaaactttataaatctGAACAGCCACACCtgcaaatacttaatttaattttaaaaatataattatttaaaaacaattattttttattctaatttagaataaattttatgacatatgcataagtttataacaaatatttcaggtctactattttttttaaaatgcgcTATGAAGTACATTAGATATGTACTTTTAgtgaataaattcaataatacattctgtaaataatataaaataaaattataatataatatgtatatcaaatatttattatataattatttaaatagtttgtactacttttgtgttttaa
Protein-coding regions in this window:
- the LOC114124960 gene encoding protein D3-like, which encodes MMKFLILCLAIFNVSACKFNVEQAMKKQLIVPDVIPVAPKEMLQVYYPSGLKAELGNELTPTQVKDQPLVKWNAEPYSFYTLCLTDPDAGPKLKEFHHWLIGNIPGGDVNMGETLTAYVGSATPPKTGLHRYVLLVYKQPSKLVFDEPHISNRTAKNRFKFSIHAFSKKYKLGTPVAGNFYLAQYDEYVPILLHQLGVQ